The genomic DNA GGTGAACAGGAACAGGTTGAGCTTCACGTCGGCGTCCATGATCGAGCCCATGCCCGTCACCACGCAGGTGCCGGTCTTGGCGGTGAGGATCATCGCCTCTTCGATGTACTCGCCCTTCATATCGCCGACGGCGATGATGACCTTGTCCGCCATCAGACCCCACGTCGTCTCCATCACCGGCGCGACGGCCTCGGCCATCGACGGGTAGACGTGCGTGGCGCCGAACTTGATGGCCTGCTCGCGCTTCCACTCGTTCGGGTCGATCGCGATGACATGCTTGGCGCCCGAGATCACCGCACCCTGCAGGGCGCTCATGCCGATGCCGCCGACACCGACGACGACGACGGTCTCGCCGGGCTTGACGTCGGCGACGTTGGTGGCCGAGCCGAAGCCGGTGGGCACCGCGCAGCCCATGATGGCGGCGGTCTCGAAGGGGATGTCCTTGTCGATCTTGACGACCGAATCCTTGTGCACGGTCATGTACGGCGCGAAGGTGCCGAGCAGGTTCATCGGCGACACCTCACGACCACCGGCGGTGATGCGGTTGGTGCCGTCGGCGATGGCCTTGCCGCCGAGCAACACGGCGCCGCGGTCACAGAGCGAGCGGAAGCCCTTCAGACACGGCGGGCATTCACCACAGGCCGGGATGAAGGCGAGGATGACGTGGTCACCCTCTTCGATGCCGGTGACGTTCTTGCCGACCTTGGTGACGATGCCGGCGCCCTCGTGGCCGCCGAGCGCGGGCAGCGCCATCGGAGTGGCACCGGTGGTCAAGTGGTAGTCGGAATGGCACATGCCCGCGGCGTGCATCCGGATCTGTACTTCGTCGGCGACAGGGTCACCGAGGTCGATCTCGTCGACCTTGAATGGCGAGTTGAGTTCCCACAGCAGGGCGCCTTTGGTCTTCATGAGAGGCGATAATAGAACAGGTTGCAGTACCACTGGGTAACCGGTATCTGACCTGCGGCTATTAAAGCTTGATTTCGTTGTCGAGTGGCTGAGTGTGACACGTGTCAGCGCTGACGCGTGGCCCAACTGGCCACCTCGACGATGAGAAGCGCAATCGCGGCGGGTCTACCTCGACATGACCCACATCAGCGCAAGCATCGTCCCCAACCTCTGGTTCGACCGGGAGGCCGAGCAGGCCGCGCAGCACTACATCGCCGCATTCGGCGGCAACGGCCGCGTCGTCAACACCATCGCCTCGCATCCGGATTCGCCGTCTCCGCAGGATGTGCCGGTGGTGGTCGAGTTCGAGCTCTCCGGGCAGCGCTTCGTCGGCATCAACGGTGGCCCGCACTTCCACTTCACCGAGGCCGTCTCCCTGGAAGTACGCGTCACCGGCCAGGAGCAGCTCGATCAGATCTGGGCGGCACTCGTCGAGGGCGGCGAGGAATTGCCCTGCGGCTGGCTCAAGGACAAGTACGGGCTGGCCTGGCAGATCACCCCGGCCGAGTACTTCGACCTGCTGGCCAAGGGTGATGACGCTGCCAACGGCCGGTTGATGTCGGCGGTGCTGAAGACCGTCGGCAAGTTCAACATCGCCGAGCTGCAGGCGGCCTACCGAGGCGCCTGATGTGGGCGCCGCGTGGCATAACTGGCCACTTGTGCCACTGCTCAGAGCTCTGACGGCAGCCCGAACTTCTCGAACAGCGAGGGCTCCATGAACGCCACCACATGCGAGATGCCGTCCTGGCCGACGTCGAGGACATGCAGCTGAAAGGCAGCGTGCCGGCCCGTCTCGTGATTCAGCAGGTACATCGCCGCCGCGGGCTGGCCATTGGCGCTCGTCGCGATGAACCGCATGTCCCCGGCCTTCTCGGCCGGGCACTTGTAGCGGGACAGGTCGCCGATGGCCTGTGGCCCCTGATACCAGGTATCGAACGGCGGCATCTCCCAGATGGCCTCGGCGGTGAACAGCTCGACGAGCTTGTCGATGTCGTAGGCCTCGAAGGCAGCCATGTAATTGCGCAGCAGGTTCTGTGCGTGCGTGGAATCCGGCGGGTCGATCGCATCGTCCTGGCTGGGGCCCACCGCGTCGAGCTGGGCTCGGGCACGCTGTAGCAGGCTGTTGACCGCCGCTGTCGATGTTCCGATGGCGCCGGCAACCTCGGCGGCCTTCCACTGCAGCACCTCGCGCATCACCAGCACCGCGCGCTGGCGGGCTGACAGATGCTGCAGTGCCGCGACGAACGCCAGCCGCACCGAATCGCGGGTCCCCACGATCGTGCCGGGATCCGCCGGGTCGTCGGTGGAATCGGGGAGCGGCTGCAACCACGGGATCTCGTGGTGCTCGGAAATCTCGTCGGTGGGCGACGAACTCGGATTCCCCAGGCCCGACGGCAGCGGACGGCGTTGCCTGCCCTCCAACGCTGTCAGGCAGGTATTGGTGGCGATGCGATACAACCAGGTGCGCACCGAGGACTTGCCCTCGAAACCCCCGTAGGCCTTCCAGGCGCGCAGGTAGGTTTCCTGCACCAGATCCTCGGCATCGTGCAACGAGCCGGTCATCCGATAGCAGTGGGCCAGCAGCTCACGGCGGTAGCGCTGGGCATCGGCCAGGAATGCATCGGCGGGACTGTCGTCATCGAGGCGGTGAGCGAGGACCGTCACATTCGCGAGCTTACGCAGCACCCCCGACAACTACGACCGGAAATTGTCCGACCAGTGCGGCTACGCTCGCCAGGGTGACCAGCACCCGCAGTGAGCAGACCTTTGACGGCGTCGGCGGGGTCCGCATCGTCTATGACGTATGGACGCCCGACACCGCACCGCGCGGCGTCGTCGTCCTCTCCCACGGCCTGGGTGAGCATGCCGGCCGTTACCACCACGTCGCGCAGCGGTTCGGGGACGCCGGGCTGGTGGTCTACGCCCTGGACCATCGCGGTCACGGCCGTTCCGGCGGCAAGCGGGTGTACCTGCGCGACATGTCCGAGTACGTGGGCGACTTCCACACACTGGTCGGTATCGCCTCCGCCGAGTACCCGCGGCTCCCACGCCTCGTGCTGGGGCACAGCATGGGCGGCGGCATCGTGTTCAGCTACGGCGTCGAATATCCCGACGAATACACCGCGATGGTGCTGTCCGGGCCCGCGGTGGCCGCACAGGCATCGGTGTCGTCGGTACTGGCGGTCGTGGCCAAGGCACTCGGCAAGATCGCGCCCGGGCTGCCGGTGGAGAACCTCGACGCCAACGCGGTGTCCCGCGACCCCGAGGTGGTGGCGGCCTACAAGGCCGATCCGCTGGTGTGGCACGGCAAGGTCCCGGCGGGCATTGCCCGGGCGCTGATCATCGTGGGGGAGACCATGCCGCAGCGGGCCTCGGCCCTGACCGCGCCGCTGCTGGTGGTGCACGGTGAGAAGGACAGCCTGGTGTCCGTCGAGGGCAGCCACCGCCTTGTCGAATGTGTGGCCTCGGAGGATGTGCACCTCAAGGTGTACCCGGGTCTGTTCCACGAGGTGTTCAACGAGCCCGAGAAGGGGCTGGTCCTCGACGACGTGACGGCCTGGATCGAGACGCACCTGTGAGAAAGCTTGTGGTGGCACTGCTTTCGGTGTTGCTGGTCGCGGGTTGCGGTGCGAAGGAGTCGGGGGATCAGCAGCCGACGTGGACTGACACCGACGTCACCTTCGACGCCGATGGACTCACCACCCACGGGACGTACCGGCACGCGGACACGAAGGGCCCGGCAGCGCTGCTGATCTCCGAAAGCGGACCCACCGACCGCAACGGCGACAATAAGGTCGTCGGGCCGATAGGTAACATGCGCCAGCTCGCAGAAACATTGTCGGACAAGGGCGTCGCCACCCTGCGGTACGACAAGATCGGCACCGGCGCCACCAAGCTCGGCCCGTACGAGAAGAAACCCACCGAGGTGGTCAGCGGTGTCTACACCTCCGGCGCGGCCGCCGCGCTGCGCTTCCTGGCCTCACAGCCCGACACCGACGCGGCCAAGCTGTCGATCTACGCGGTGGGCGAGGGCGCCATCCACGCCATGACCCTCGGCGGTGCCGCTGATCCGAAGGTCCACTCGTTGGCTCTGTTTCAACCGCTGTCCGGCCGCTACCTGGACATCATCACCAACCGGGTGCGCGCCGGCGCCACCCCCGAGGTGCTGACCGCCTGGCTGGCCGCTGTGGACGAGATCCGCACCAAAGGAACCGTGCCCGCCGATCTCCCCGAGGGCCTGAGCGCGATCGTCAACAAGGACAACCTCAACGCCATCGTCGAAGCCGACAAGATCGACCCGCTGCAGCTGGCCGCCGCGCTGCCCGACGGCATGCCGGTGCTGCTCACCTGCTCGGACTCCGACGCCCAGGCCGGCTGCGAGACCGAGCGTCCGCTGATCGGCGCGCTCAAGCACACCGCGCTCACGGTGGTCGAGCTCAAGGGCGTCAATCACGTGCTGCGTGACGATCCCACCGACAGCATCGCCAACTACGGCAAGCCCGGAGCATTGTCACCCCAGGTGGTGCAGGCAATCACAAAGTTTGTCGGGGCCGATGGCTAGGTTTGTCGCGTGACCGACGACAAGATGCTGGCGCGTATCGCCGCACTGCTGCGTCAGGCGGAGGGGACCGACAACCTCCACGAGGCCGAGGCGTTCATGGCCGCCGCACAGCGGCTGGCCACGGCCACCTCGATCGACCTGGCCCTGGCCCGCGCGCATTCGGCCGAGCGCACCAAGGCGCAGATGCCTGTGCAACGCACCATCACCGTCGGTGCGGCCGGAACCAAGGGGTTGCGCACCTATGTGCAACTGTTCGTGGTCATCGGGATGGCCAACGACGTGAAATGTGATGTGGCGTCCAACTCGACCTTCGTCTACGCCTACGGGTTCGCCGAGGACATCGACGCCACCCACGCCCTGTACACCAGCCTGCTGCTGCAGATGGTCAAAGCGTCGGAGGGCTACATCGCCTCGGGCGCGCATCGCCCGACCTCGACGATCACCGCCCGGCTCAACTTCCAGTTGGCCTTCGGCGCCCGTATCGGCGAGCGCCTGACCCAGGCCCGCGAGGAAGCCCAACGTGAGGCCGACGCGGCCGACCGCCCTGGCACTGCTATCGCATTGCGGGACAAGGATATCGAGCTACGCAGCTTCTACCGCGAGGCATCGCAGGCCCGCGGGACCTGGCGGGCGACGAGTGCGTCAGCCGGGTACTCGTCGGCCGCCCGCCGGGCCGGGGACCGCGCCGGTCGCCACGCCCGTCTGGGGGCGAGTCAGGAAATCTCCGGCGCCCGCGGCGCGCTGGAGAAGTGAGCACACGCGACAGCCAGCGGGCCCGCGTCTATGCCGCGGAGCAGTTCGTGCGGACGATGTTCGACCGTGCGGCACAACACAGTTCGCGCGCCATCGACTTCTTCGGCACGTCGCTCACCCTGCCGCCGGAGGCGAAGTTCGGATCCGTCGATTCGGTACAGCGCTACGTCGACGACGTCGTCGACCGCATCGGTGCACAACCGCTGACCGTCCGTGCCCGGCGGGGAGCCACCGCGGCGCATTACGAGCTGATCGACGGCAAGGCCGTCATCGCCGTCCCCGAACGCGACACCTGGGCGCTGCGAGAGCTGGTGGTACTGCATGAACTTGCCCATCACCTGAGCCATGCGGCCCCGCCGCATGGACCGGACTTCGTCGCAACCCATATCGACCTGTGCACGGCGGTCATGGGGCCGGAGGTCGGGCTGGTGCTGCGGATGGTGTATGCCAAAGAAGGCGTGGTCTGAATCTGCGGCTAGCCTGGCGCTCATGACCGAACCCCGCGATGTCGACCTCATGTTCAACGAGGTGCTGTGCACCGAGGACGAGGCGCTGGCCGCGGCGCGCCAATCCGCGCAGGACAACGACATGCCCGCAATCGAGGTCTCGGCTCAACACGGCAAGCTGTTGTCGCTGCTGGCCACGATCTCCGGAGCGCGACGGGTGCTCGAGATCGGCACACTCGCCGGCTACAGCACCATCAACCTGGCCCGCGGCGCCGGACCGGACGGCGGCGTCGTCACGCTCGAGTACGAGCCCCGTCACGCCGAGGTGGCACAGGCCAATCTGGTGCGGGCCGGCGTCGCCGATCGCGTCGAGGTGATCGTCGGTGCCGCGCTCGACACGCTGCCCCGGCTGGCCGAGCGCGGTGACGTGTTCGACCTCGCCTTCATCGACGCCGACAAGGAGAACAACGTCGGGTACGTCGAGTGGGCAATCAAACTGGGCCGACCGGGCTCGATCATCGTGGTGGACAACGTCACCCGGATGGGCCGGGTGCTGGCGCCGGCCGCGGACGACGCACAGGCGCGCGGCGTGCGCGAGATGCTCGAGATGATGGGTAACCATCCGCGGCTCGACGTCGCCGCGATACAGACCGTGGGCGCCAAGGGCTGGGATGGCTTCGCCGTCGCGCTCGTCAGGTAAACCGCGAAATCGTCGTTCTCAAACGCGACGAGCGTGCGCAATCTGCTGGTGTTTGTCGGTGTGTCGACCAGCAGACGCGCACGCTCGCGGAAATCAGGCCAGGGAGTCCTGCGGCTCGCGCTGGATCGGCTTCGGCCACGGCTCGGGCTTGGGCCGCTGACGCACCATCTGCGGCCACCAGAACCACTTGCCCATCAGTGCCGCGATCGACGGGGTCATGAACGAGCGGATGACCAGGGTGTCGAACAGCAGACCCAGACCGATCGTGGTGCCCACCTGACCGATCACGGCCAGCTCGCTGACCGCCATCGACATCATGGTGAATGCGAACACCAGGCCCGCCGAGGTGACCACCGACCCGGTGCCGCCCATGGCGCGGATGATGCCGGTGTTCAGCCCGGCATGTATCTCCTCTTTGAACCGGGACACCAGCAGCAGGTTGTAGTCCGCACCCACGGCCAACAGGATGATCACCGACATGGCCAGCACCATCCAGTGCAGCTCCAGCCCGATCAGGTGCTGCCAGATGAGCACCGACAGGCCGAATGATGCGCCGAGGGACAGCACCACGGTGCCGACGATGACCGCGGCAGCGACCATGCTTCGGGTGAGGATCAGCATGATGATGAAAATCAGGCACAGCGAGGCGATTCCGGCGATCAGCAGGTCGTAGTTGGCGCCTTCCTGCATGTCCTTGAACATGGCTGCGGTGCCGCCGAGGTAGATCTTGGAACCCTCCAGCGGGGTGCCCTTGATGGCTTCCTTGGCGGCCAGCTTGATGGGCTCGACGTGAGCGACCCCTTCGGGGCTCATCGGATCGCCCTCATGGCTGATGATGAACCGCACTGCGTGCCCGTCGGGGGACAGAAACATCTTCATGCCGCGCTTGAAGTCCGGATTCTCGAAGGCTTCCGGCGGCAGATAGAACGAGTCGTCGTTCTTGGCGGCGTCGAAGGCCTGACCCATGGCGGTCGAATTGTCCGACGCGGCGGCCTGCTGATCCTGCATGCCGGCGTTGGTGGCCTGCATGGTCAGCATCATGGTCTTCATCGTCTGCATGGTCGTGATCATCGGCTGCATGTTCGCGATCATCACCGGGATCAACGCATTCATCTTGTCCATGTCAGGGACGATCTGCTCGAAATCCGCTGTCATGGTGTCGATGCCGTCAAGGGTGTCGAACACCGACCGGATCGACCAGCACATTGGGATGTTGTAGCAGTGCGGTTCCCAGTACAGGTAGTTGCGGATCGGCCGGAAGAAATCGTCGAAATCCGAGATGTGGTCGCGCAATTCCTTGATGTCGTCGACCATTCCGTGCATCTTGCCGACCATGCTGCCCATGACGTCGCGCATCTGTTCCATGAGCGCGATCATCTTGGTCATCGTGTCGATGGTGACCTGCATGTCGTCGGCCTGCTTGAGCATGTCCTTCATGCGGTCCTGCATGTACTTCTGATTCATGGTCTGGGTCGTGCCCTGCATGCTGATGTTGAACGGGATCGAGGTGTGCTCGATCGGCGATCCCTGCGGGCGCGTGATGGCCTGAACCCGGGAGACACCCGGCACACCGACGATGCGTTTGGCGATCCGCTCGATCACCAGGAAGTCCGCCGAGTTGCGCAGATCGTGATCGCTTTCGATGAGCAGCAACTCGGGGTTCATCCGGGCCGGCGAGAAATGCCGGTCGGCAGCGGCGTACCCGGTGTTGGCCGGCAGATCCGCCGGGAGGTACTTGCGGTCGTTGTAGTTGGTCTTGTACCCGGGCAGGGTCAACAGGCCGACCAGCGAGATGGCGATGGTGGCGATCAGGATCGGCCCCGGCCAGCGGACCACGGCGGCACCGATCTTGCGCCAGCCGCGGGTGCGCATCGCCCGCTTGGGTTCCAGTGTCTTGCCGAACTTGGTGGCCACGGAGATGATCGCCGAGCCCAGGGACAGCGCGACGAGCACCACCATGACCATGCCGATGGCCAGGGGGATACCCAGTGACTGGAAGTACGGCAGGCGGGTGAAGTGCAGGCAGAACGTGGCGCCGGCGATGGTCAGGCCCGAACCCAGGATGACGTGGGCGGTGCCGTGGAACATCGTGTAGTAGGCCTGCTCCCGGTCTTCACCGACACTTCTGGCCTCTTGATATCGGCCTATCAGGAAGATCGCGTAGTCCGTGGACGCCGCGATGGCCAGCATCACCAACAGGTTCGTGGCGAATGTCGAGAGGCCGATGATGTTGTAGTAGCCCAGGAAGGCGACCAGACCGCGGGCGGCCGACAGTGACAACATCACCATGAACAGGGTGAGGAGCACGGTCACGACGGAGCGGTAGACCGACAGCAGCATGATGATGATGACCACGAAGGTCAGGGCGGTGATCATCTCGAGGCTGCGGTTACCGGCGATCTCCTGATCGGCCGCCATCGCCGCCGGGCCGGTCACGTAGGCCTTGAGGCCGGGCGGCGCCGTGACGCTCTGGACGATGTGTTCGGTGGCTTCCACCGATTCGTTGGCCAGCGCCTCGCCCTGGTTACCGGCGGTGTAAACCTGCACGTAGGCCGACAGGCCGTCGGAGCTCTGGGCGCCGGACGCGGTCAGCGGGTCGCCCCAGAAATCCTGGACGTGCTCGATGTGTTTCTTGTCGGCCTCGAGCTTGGCGACGATCTCGTCGTAGTACTTGTGCGCGTCGTCGCCCAGCGGCTTGTCGCTTTCCAGCACGACCATGACCGAGCTGTTGGACTTGAACTCCTGGAACACCTCGCCGACCCGCTTCATGGCGATCATCGACGGCGCGTCGTCCGGCGTCATCGACACCGAGCGCATCTTCCCGACCTCTTCGAGCTGGGGAACGATCACGTTGAGGACAGCAATGACGGCGATCCAGCCGAGGATGATCGGGATGGCCAGCCGTCGGATCCACTTGGCGAGCCCGCCATGCTCGGCGGGCTGGGCGTGCTGTGGACCGCTGACCGGGATCGAGTCGGTCGGGGTGTCGTAATTGCTCATGCAGATTTCACCAAGCAGAAGGTCTGGGCGTTCACGCCGTTGGAAGTTCTCTCGTCCTTGAGCTCGTCATCGACGGTGATGCGGCAGCTGATCGTGTCGCCGTTGCCCTGCGCGACGATGTTGGGGAACACCGATGGTGCGGTGGATTCCAGGCGCAGCGTCCAGGGCAGGGTGACCCCGTCGATGCGCTGGGGCTGGGCGTCGAGATCGAGGTAGTTCACGTCTGCCGTCGCACCGGGCACGCCGTAGATCTCGTAGACCACGACTTTGGGGTCGAAGGGCTTGGTGTCATCGACCTTCGCGCTGGAGATGCCGGAGCCGTCGCCTGCGCCGAAGAACGTGCGCACCCGCATCACCGTGAACCCGCCGACCAACACCACCACGATGATGATCAACGGAATCCAGAACCGTCGCAACAGCTTCATATTCGCTGGTCGGCCTTTCGGAGGTCAGGTACGCAGTCACGTACTGGTTAGCTGCGAAGCTCCATTGCCATTTGGTGAGCAAAGGGTAGTACGCCTTCCACGCTCCACAGGGTGCTCCGGTCGGCGTCGAATCCCGCCCGGGACAGTGCGGCGGGCAAGTTGCCGCTGATGTCGGCGGGGACGCCGCGCACGGCGGTCGTGGATGCGGTGCCGGCCAAGGCGTCGGGACGGTCGAGACGGTCTGCCGGCTGTGACACGCACGTATTTGGCATCAACACTCCTCCCCCGCAGGACTCCTTGCCGGATGTAAAGTGAAACTTATACAGTCGGCTAACTTCAATCAAGTTAGTTTGGCTATTGACGCTGTGATCTGGGCCGCGTTCGGTACGCTCAGCGCGACGAAGGGACGGGTGTGGCGAAGGCTGTTGCGCCGCGTGGCTTTGCCCGCGAGCGGGTGCTGGAGGCGGCGCTGAGCCTGTTCGCAGAGCACGGCGTCAACGGTACGTCGCTGCAGATGATCGCCGACCGCCTCGGCGTCAGCAAGGCGGCGGTCTACTACCAGTTCCATTCCAAGGACGAGATCGCGCTGGCCGTCATCCAGCCCGTCTTCGACGACATGATCCGACTGGTCCGCATCGCCGAGGCGATGTCCACTCCCGAGGCCCGGCGCGAGGCCGCGGTCAGCGGCATGGTCGAGATGGCCGTACGGCACCGGCGGGTCACCGCGGTGTTCCACGGCGACCCCGTCATCGATGGCCTGGTGCACAGCCGGGAAGACCTTCAGGACACGATCGAACGGCTCACCGGGATCCTGCTCGGGCCCGAGCCCGACGCCGCCGGCCGAATCTGCATGTCGGTGCTCGCCTCGGGTGTCTACGGCAGCGCCACCGATCCCGCGCTGAGCGACGTCTCGGACGACGAGTTGCACCGGGTGTTGCTGGACTGCGCGCAACGGTTGTTGCCAGTACCGGCGACACCCGTCGTCTCCGGCTGACCCCACCTAACCCCGCAGTGCCGACGCGAAGATCGCGGGCAGCTTGCCCCAGCCCGGCGCCGCGGCGAAGTCCACCAGCAGCCGGCCCGTCGTCGCCGCGGTGCGGTTGTTGACGAACCACGGCGGCTTCGGCGACAGCGACCACTCGCCGCCGAAGACCGAACGCGGCGCGGGCCGGAACGGGCCGCGGACCACTGTGCGTTCCGGTCGGTCGAGCAGAAAAGCGTTGTGCACCACGCCGGTTCCGCTCTGGATGTCGTTGCGCTTGTGTCCGGGAAAGGCTCCCCAGGTGGCCGTCGGCGTCAGGTAGCCGACGCCGGTCCAGGCGTTGATCGCGATGGTGCCGTAGCGCAACTGCTCGACGAGGTGGTCGAACTTGTCGCGGAGGCTCGCGAGGGTGTTCGGGTGGGCGATGATGTTGACCCCGAGGGTGCCGACGAACTCGTCGTTGACGACGCGCACGGCCTCGCTGAAGAATCGTTCACCGGAACTGTCGTCTTCTGTGTCGAGCTCGATCACGCCGAGCACCGGACCGAAGTATTCGGTGCGCAACAGCGCTTCGCGGTCCGCCGGATCGACCACCAGGACCCGGGCGCCGCCGGAGCCCAGGTGCTGCGCGTCCGGATACGACGTGTCCGCGCTCGCGACCCTGACGTCGGAACCGGGGTAGTAGGCGGCCCGCGCCGGAGCGTCGTTGACGGCCTTGCGGATGGCGGCGATGAACTCGTCGCGCTGCGCCCATCGCTTGGGCAGCACCACCACCTGCGCGGCGACGCAGTTGTAGCCATTGTTGTGCAGGCGTTGCGTGGCAACGTGATTGGCCTGGAACTCGATGTCGGCCTTGCTCCAGGTGCCGGGCAGCACGATTGTCGGAGACACCCCGCCGAGCTCGGCGGTCATCTCCTTGCCGAGCACCGGCTCGTCGGCGGCCTTGCGTCGGGTGCCCTCTTCTCCGGTACCGAACACGATGGCGTCGTGGGTCAGGGCGCTACCAGTCATGTGCACATGGTCGACGAGCTTGTGTCGCACCAGATATGTGCCGGCCTCGGCGTCGCCGGTCAGGATGCGCACCGCGCCGACGGCGATGAACGGAGCCAACACCTTGGTCAGCACGGGCAGCAGCGGATCGGTGATCGGGTTGAGCTTGAGGGCCACCACCCGGTTGTTGGCGAACAGCTCGTAAATGGTGTCCAGCGGCGCGATCGAGAAGATGTTGCCCGCGCCCAGCACTGCGCCCACGCCGTTGGTGCGGGACGGGTCGTGTTGGGCCAGGCCGGCCGCCCGGATTGCCTCGGCTTTCTCGATTCCGGGCTGCAGCCACACCTCGGCACTGAACCCGGACAACAGCAGCTGATCGAAGGTATTGAGCGGCAAGGCCTTTACCGTCGTGCGGCCGCCCGGGGCGTAACCGAACTTGGCGCCGTCGAGCGGGCTACGGCCCGTTTCGAGCTTGGCCAGGCTCTCCGACAGCGCGCCGAGGGCGGCCGCCAGTGAGTACGGGCCGGACATCCATTCCTCGCCGACCAGCGGCGAGGACGGGTCGAGTTGTTTGATCCCGACGGCGGCGTCCACCCATTCGGCGGCGTGACGCGCGGTCAGTGCGCGCACCTCGTCGAGTAGTCCGCGTCGGGCCGCCAATGACAGGGAAGCCCAGGTCTTTTCACCTTCGACGAGTTCCTCGAGGGCCTCGTCGATCTGCGTTTCGGTCATCTCAGCTCGCGCTCTTGTCGAATCGGACCAATGCGTCGTGATGGCAGCGTACTGCTCGAACCGAGTGGTCCGGTCCCGTTTGGCCGGGGCTTCGGCCGAGGCGTAGGTGGTCGACGATGGGTGCCGCGTTCGGTGGCGCCTGAGGGCTATGGGATGAGCCGCGCACGCAGGAAGTCCAGCACCTGGTGCAGCGCAACGTAGGTTGGTTCGCCGGGCTGGT from Mycobacterium sp. DL440 includes the following:
- a CDS encoding MmpS family protein, yielding MKLLRRFWIPLIIIVVVLVGGFTVMRVRTFFGAGDGSGISSAKVDDTKPFDPKVVVYEIYGVPGATADVNYLDLDAQPQRIDGVTLPWTLRLESTAPSVFPNIVAQGNGDTISCRITVDDELKDERTSNGVNAQTFCLVKSA
- a CDS encoding class I SAM-dependent methyltransferase, which translates into the protein MPNTCVSQPADRLDRPDALAGTASTTAVRGVPADISGNLPAALSRAGFDADRSTLWSVEGVLPFAHQMAMELRS
- a CDS encoding TetR/AcrR family transcriptional regulator → MAKAVAPRGFARERVLEAALSLFAEHGVNGTSLQMIADRLGVSKAAVYYQFHSKDEIALAVIQPVFDDMIRLVRIAEAMSTPEARREAAVSGMVEMAVRHRRVTAVFHGDPVIDGLVHSREDLQDTIERLTGILLGPEPDAAGRICMSVLASGVYGSATDPALSDVSDDELHRVLLDCAQRLLPVPATPVVSG
- a CDS encoding aldehyde dehydrogenase family protein; translated protein: MTETQIDEALEELVEGEKTWASLSLAARRGLLDEVRALTARHAAEWVDAAVGIKQLDPSSPLVGEEWMSGPYSLAAALGALSESLAKLETGRSPLDGAKFGYAPGGRTTVKALPLNTFDQLLLSGFSAEVWLQPGIEKAEAIRAAGLAQHDPSRTNGVGAVLGAGNIFSIAPLDTIYELFANNRVVALKLNPITDPLLPVLTKVLAPFIAVGAVRILTGDAEAGTYLVRHKLVDHVHMTGSALTHDAIVFGTGEEGTRRKAADEPVLGKEMTAELGGVSPTIVLPGTWSKADIEFQANHVATQRLHNNGYNCVAAQVVVLPKRWAQRDEFIAAIRKAVNDAPARAAYYPGSDVRVASADTSYPDAQHLGSGGARVLVVDPADREALLRTEYFGPVLGVIELDTEDDSSGERFFSEAVRVVNDEFVGTLGVNIIAHPNTLASLRDKFDHLVEQLRYGTIAINAWTGVGYLTPTATWGAFPGHKRNDIQSGTGVVHNAFLLDRPERTVVRGPFRPAPRSVFGGEWSLSPKPPWFVNNRTAATTGRLLVDFAAAPGWGKLPAIFASALRG